In the Anastrepha obliqua isolate idAnaObli1 chromosome 1, idAnaObli1_1.0, whole genome shotgun sequence genome, one interval contains:
- the LOC129244564 gene encoding protein apnoia, producing MVANKEFVFAILLLAALMGEALCQQVAEDNASDVAEGRTFSHHFLKRLSFAVIPGAFVIGVITTLLAALTVVSMKGLGVGVILLILAIGQMLSRAIPQVHAAAYTAPAPVPVVYSHSHTQQPVWLEKEW from the exons atggtcGCTAACAAGGAATTCGTTTTCGCTATTCTGCTGCTCGCCGCTTTGATGGGCGAGGCTTTGTGTCAGCAAGTTGCTGAGGATAATGCTTCTGATGTTGCTG AAGGCCGCACATTCAGCCATCACTTCCTGAAGCGTCTGAGTTTTGCTGTCATTCCCGGCGCCTTTGTGATTGGCGTGATCACCACCCTGCTAGCCGCTCTCACCGTTGTATCCATGAAGGGTCTGGGTGTCGGT GTGATCCTTTTAATTTTGGCCATCGGTCAGATGCTTTCTCGCGCCATTCCACAAGTGCATGCTGCTGCCTATACCGCTCCAGCCCCCGTGCCGGTGGTGTACTCGCATTCGCACACCCAACAGCCCGTTTGGCTTGAGAAGGAGTGGTAA
- the LOC129236271 gene encoding uncharacterized protein LOC129236271: MACKISQPTYYSLILVFITVVGLIASTNQERLNDSAPTPPSDQHSEAFNNSSSSSKADAAATASAARHTRKLVKSVPYFQASLPMRVYECLRDFSILRCTKLFVLQKMEERKSFSHTGNLTRDFLDQFFDSEDSVGSLVNNKYSDMSDEKLNQYLVSKFQRFFKHRDIKLHFLPGIMVKIVPSRDNKLNFTLKKSKKSKKQDVHASGRASNLVEEIDETLGIADVTETQVDEFAHTKQGEAGLGGAGNAVGGGGIRRKNKKNSSFSSYKSTILQMAVPVMVMPAILMGTVLPFLLPMLKMATIMSMVLNNSAFIAALIYAARTHANAQEEQHISYPPQGYF; encoded by the exons ATGGCGTGCAAAATTTCTCAACCAACTTACTACTCcctcattttggtttttattactGTTGTTGGGCTAATCGCTTCCACCAATCAAGAGCGTTTGAATGATAGCGCGCCCACGCCGCCAAGCGACCAGCATAGCGAAGCGTTTAataatagcagcagcagcagcaaagccGACGCTGCAGCCACCGCTTCGGCTGCACGCCACACTAGAAAGCTGGTTAAAAGCGTGCCATACTTTCAGGCGTCTCTACCAATGCGCGTCTACGAATGCTTACGGGACTTTAGCATTTTGCGTTGCACGAAATTGTTTGTACTGCAGAAAATGGAGGAACGCAAGAGTTTCAGCCACACAGGCAACTTGACACGCGATTTTCTCGATCAATTCTTCGACTCGGAGGACAGTGTGGGCAGTCTGGTGAATAACAAATACTCTGATATGTCGGATGAGAAGCTGAATCAATATTTGGTTTCGAAATTTCAACGATTCTTCAAGCATCGCGATATCAAACTGCATTTCCTGCCGGGGATTATGGTAAAAATTGTGCCGAGCCGTGACAATAAGTTGAACTTCACGCTGAAGAAGAGCAAAA AATCAAAGAAACAAGACGTGCATGCGAGTGGTCGCGCTTCAAACCTTGTTGAGGAAATCGATGAAACTCTGGGCATAGCGGATGTGACAGAAACCCAAGTCGATGAGTTTGCGCACACAAAGCAAGGCGAAGCTGGTTTAGGTGGCGCTGGAAATGCCGTTGGTGGTGGTGGTATACGCCgcaagaataaaaagaattccTCCTTCTCCTCCTACAAAAGCACCATCCTACAAATGGCCGTGCCGGTAATGGTTATGCCAGCTATTCTGATGGGTACTGTGCTGCCATTCCTATTGCCTATGCTGAAGATGGCAACTATCATGTCGATGGTGTTGAATAATAGCGCCTTCATTGCTGCACTAATTTATGCAGCTCGTACACATGCGAATGCGCAGGAGGAGCAGCATATCAGTTATCCGCCACAGGGATACTTTTAG